One Aquarana catesbeiana isolate 2022-GZ linkage group LG06, ASM4218655v1, whole genome shotgun sequence genomic region harbors:
- the LOC141147396 gene encoding taste receptor type 2 member 40-like: MMSPDSISILVSSVLGLVLAIPSNTCIVMGNLDIIRKKGKLSPTDVIFLAKGIVNILLQCMLSLQEMIYVLFLVYILQYFVFMNTSINFLIYYNFWLTFWLSVHYCTSITNLSYGFFIWLKRIVSNFLSQLLFLTALGMFIVSVLGFWAYNEESLIQSSVNSTNSSVNSLDKAFSYLVSANTLGIILPLCLSLLCLVLTSSFLLRHVWRVKNNDSGSTRPNLQAHVTALRTIFFLLIIYTFYCMSQVIPFLPSSSLSIFLWNLHLLSPLVEAAVIFQASNKLGRIILRRFWTRSWRNTETYNVENS, translated from the coding sequence ATGATGTCTCCGGACTCTATATCTATTTTAGTCTCTTCCGTCTTGGGACTTGTCTTGGCAATCCCTTCTAACACTTGTATTGTGATGGGTAACCTGGACATCATCAGAAAGAAAGGGAAGTTGAGTCCCACCGATGTGATCTTTCTGGCTAAGGGAATTGTGAATATTCTCCTCCAGTGTATGCTGAGTCTACAGGAAATGATCTATGTCTTGTTTCTTGtttatattttacaatattttgtatttatgAACACATCAATTAACTTCCTAATCTATTACAACTTCTGGTTGACCTTCTGGCTCTCCGTTCATTACTGTACCAGCATCACCAATCTCAGCTATGGGTTCTTCATCTGGTTAAAGAGAATTGTGTCCAATTTCCTGAGTCAACTTCTATTCCTGACAGCACTTGGGATGTTCATTGTGAGTGTCCTGGGCTTTTGGGCTTACAATGAAGAAAGTCTTATCCAGTCTTCTGTGAACAGTACAAACTCCTCTGTTAACAGTTTAGATAAAGCGTTTTCCTATCTTGTGTCTGCAAACACCCTAGGCATCATTCTACCACTCTGCCTTAGTCTTCTGTGCCTGGTCCTCACTTCCTCCTTTCTGCTCAGACACGTCTGGAGGGTGAAAAATAACGACTCTGGATCAACACGTCCAAATCTTCAGGCTCATGTCACTGCACTGAGGACAATCTTCTTCTTACTTATCATTTACACATTCTACTGTATGTCTCAAGTGATTCCTTTTCTTCCAAGTTCCTCACTGTCAATATTTTTGTGGAATTTACATTTATTATCTCCATTGGTGGAGGCTGCAGTCATCTTCCAGGCCAGCAACAAGCTGGGAAGGATCATTCTGAGAAGATTCTGGACCAGAAGCTGGAGGAACACAGAGACTTACAATGTGGAGAATTCTTAG